A region of Terriglobales bacterium DNA encodes the following proteins:
- a CDS encoding carbonic anhydrase has product MSITDEVLRANERYAEQFKLGHLPMPPARKLAVLACMDARLTVEKFLGLETGEAHIIRNAGGIASEDAVRSLIISHHLLGTEEFLIINHTDCGMLTFKDDELRDRLEKETGVAAVSPVHFHAFPDVEENVRRQISRVRSHPWIPRHIPVRGLVYDVRTGRLREVQPGSRAVAA; this is encoded by the coding sequence ATGAGCATCACCGACGAAGTACTTCGAGCCAACGAGCGGTATGCCGAACAGTTCAAGCTGGGACACCTGCCGATGCCGCCGGCGCGCAAGCTGGCGGTGCTGGCCTGCATGGACGCGCGCCTCACGGTGGAGAAGTTCCTCGGGCTGGAGACCGGGGAGGCGCACATCATCCGCAACGCCGGCGGGATCGCCAGCGAGGATGCGGTGCGCTCGCTGATCATCTCCCATCACCTGCTGGGGACGGAGGAGTTCCTGATCATCAACCACACTGACTGCGGCATGCTGACCTTCAAGGACGACGAGCTGCGCGACCGCCTGGAAAAGGAGACGGGCGTGGCGGCAGTGTCGCCGGTGCACTTCCACGCATTTCCGGACGTAGAGGAGAACGTGCGGCGGCAGATTTCGCGGGTGAGGTCACATCCTTGGATCCCGCGGCACATCCCGGTACGCGGATTGGTTTACGACGTCCGCACCGGGCGGCTGCGCGAGGTGCAGCCGGGGAGCCGAGCGGTAGCGGCGTAG
- a CDS encoding YCF48-related protein, with the protein MHILRMARQQGFGIAITIAMCLTVLSGGLNAEDKPPSAWQNRDLPFRPVNIVSTGNELWTCGTDEGLAVSFDNGLHWQLRHQKRDGSVLLNIDFADNKFGYASGTNGLLLTTVDGGETWEQHTLSVNTLLHASFSDPQHGLIHTRTSLLVTSDGGVHWSSVLTGLTQEQLKEFRFPASLVALDAKHMGVMLSAGPAQYYAKAFVFTRDGGSSWTFQTIPNTTVYSFLRNSARYWVVGTEVIEKDKPGGGYAVPLAMYSADGEGWNRSPSDLSPCRLHTCTLCSSRGCLARNGTVVDIFGPKTTLHEFTPNPEATTKWASTDSSICLVTDRILCANLEVSLKVGETAGPQLPPALSGPALGAGPDSNGPVCIVCNTDPFLIDPHAHGRFMVHIKVRIARNGTVRGAEVSGAPEAINARIRQQAEHWLFEPSVKDGVATEAVAERTVPVAVIAPK; encoded by the coding sequence ATGCACATCCTGCGCATGGCTCGACAACAAGGGTTTGGGATCGCGATTACGATCGCCATGTGCCTGACAGTGTTGTCGGGCGGCCTCAACGCCGAGGACAAGCCGCCGAGCGCGTGGCAGAATCGCGACCTTCCGTTTCGCCCTGTGAATATCGTCAGCACAGGAAACGAATTGTGGACTTGTGGCACAGATGAAGGGCTCGCCGTCTCGTTCGACAACGGACTCCACTGGCAATTAAGGCATCAGAAACGCGATGGCAGCGTGTTGCTCAACATCGACTTTGCGGATAACAAGTTCGGCTATGCCTCGGGCACAAATGGTCTGCTGCTGACGACAGTTGATGGTGGCGAAACATGGGAGCAGCACACTTTGAGTGTCAATACGCTGCTCCACGCGTCTTTCTCTGACCCGCAGCACGGCCTCATACACACCCGAACATCTCTTCTGGTAACCAGCGACGGCGGAGTGCACTGGTCGTCTGTGTTGACGGGTCTCACTCAAGAGCAGCTTAAGGAGTTTCGATTTCCCGCATCCTTAGTTGCCCTTGACGCAAAGCACATGGGGGTGATGCTGAGCGCCGGTCCCGCACAGTATTACGCGAAGGCATTCGTTTTCACGCGGGACGGCGGTTCAAGCTGGACATTTCAAACTATCCCCAACACAACCGTTTACAGCTTCCTCCGCAACTCAGCCAGGTACTGGGTAGTTGGGACAGAGGTGATTGAAAAAGATAAGCCGGGTGGCGGTTACGCGGTTCCACTCGCTATGTACTCAGCCGACGGCGAGGGTTGGAATCGCTCCCCAAGCGACCTTTCACCTTGCCGGCTGCATACCTGCACTCTGTGTAGCAGTCGGGGGTGCCTCGCACGAAATGGGACTGTTGTGGACATCTTCGGTCCAAAGACCACTCTGCACGAGTTCACACCCAATCCCGAAGCGACTACGAAATGGGCTTCAACAGACTCCAGTATCTGCTTGGTCACGGATCGAATACTCTGCGCCAATCTCGAAGTATCCCTCAAGGTTGGAGAGACCGCCGGCCCTCAGCTCCCGCCGGCTCTATCTGGGCCTGCTCTAGGAGCCGGGCCGGACTCCAATGGACCGGTCTGCATCGTCTGCAATACGGATCCGTTCCTCATCGACCCGCACGCGCACGGAAGATTCATGGTCCACATCAAGGTCCGAATCGCGCGCAATGGAACCGTACGTGGAGCGGAGGTTAGTGGCGCTCCAGAAGCGATCAATGCGAGGATCCGACAGCAGGCCGAACATTGGTTGTTCGAACCGTCGGTTAAAGATGGGGTTGCGACGGAAGCTGTTGCAGAGAGGACCGTCCCAGTGGCCGTCATCGCGCCCAAATAG